A genome region from Triticum aestivum cultivar Chinese Spring chromosome 2B, IWGSC CS RefSeq v2.1, whole genome shotgun sequence includes the following:
- the LOC123040958 gene encoding patatin-like protein 2 isoform X1, which translates to MASSSSAGEGARQNTAADKDKLVTVLSIDGGGVRGIIPATILAFLGEEFKKLDGPEARIADYFDVIAGTSTGGLLTVMLTAPDKDGRPLFDAKELAQFYIDESPKIFPQNCRNSFFGKIATALSMVRGPKYNGKYLHALLRRYLGETKLDGTLTNVVIPTFDIAYLQPTIFSSFQLKHSPAKNALLSDIAISTSAAPTFFPAHYFETKDDKGEPRAFNLVDGGLAANNPTLCAMSQVSQNIIEGDGEFIVENPVDYGKFMVVSIGCGLNPKESYSAKDAAKWGILNWIVKDGTAPIVDMFNAASADMVDIHLSVLFGALRSSHRYLRIQYDQLSGSAGSIDDCSKENMDRLVQIGHELLRKNVSRVDLETGRNVEMPGQGTNAEQLARFAKQLSDERRRRKKALQVN; encoded by the exons ATGGCTAGTAGTAGTTCTGCGGGAGAAGGTGCACGCCAGAACACTGCCGCCGACAAGGACAAGCTGGTCACCGTTCTGAGCATCGATGGCGGCGGCGTCAGGGGGATCATTCCGGCCACCATCCTCGCCTTCCTTGGAGAGGAGTTCAAG AAACTTGATGGGCCAGAAGCTAGGATCGCAGACTACTTTGACGTGATCGCCGGCACGAGCACCGGTGGCCTCTTGACGGTGATGCTAACGGCGCCGGACAAGGATGGCCGGCCGCTGTTCGACGCCAAGGAGTTGGCGCAGTTCTACATCGACGAGTCGCCCAAGATCTTCCCACAGAA TTGCAGGAACTCGTTCTTCGGCAAGATCGCCACAGCTCTGAGTATGGTGCGAGGGCCCAAGTACAACGGCAAGTACCTCCATGCACTGCTTCGTCGGTACCTCGGTGAGACCAAGTTGGACGGGACGCTGACTAATGTGGTCATCCCGACCTTCGATATTGCATACCTGCAACCCACGATTTTCTCGAGCTTTCAG TTGAAGCACTCGCCTGCGAAAAACGCACTCCTGTCGGACATCGCGATCAGCACCTCCGCCGCACCGACGTTCTTCCCGGCACACTACTTCGAGACCAAGGACGACAAAGGCGAGCCGAGGGCCTTCAACCTCGTCGACGGCGGCCTCGCCGCCAACAACCCC ACGCTATGCGCGATGAGCCAAGTGTCGCAGAACATCATCGAGGGGGACGGCGAGTTCATCGTGGAGAACCCGGTGGACTACGGCAAGTTCATGGTGGTCTCCATCGGCTGCGGGCTGAACCCGAAGGAGAGCTACAGCGCCAAGGACGCCGCCAAGTGGGGGATCCTGAACTGGATCGTCAAGGACGGCACCGCCCCCATCGTCGACATGTTCAACGCCGCCAGCGCCGACATGGTGGACATCCACCTCTCCGTCCTCTTCGGCGCCCTGCGCTCCTCCCACCGCTACCTGCGAATCCAGTACGATCAGCTGAGCGGGAGTGCGGGTTCCATTGACGACTGCTCGAAGGAGAACATGGACAGGCTGGTGCAGATCGGGCACGAGCTCCTCAGGAAGAACGTGTCCCGGGTGGACCTGGAGACCGGCCGGAACGTGGAGATGCCCGGCCAGGGCACCAACGCGGAGCAGCTCGCCAGGTTCGCAAAGCAGCTGTCCGACGAGCGGCGCCGCCGCAAAAAGGCGCTTCAGGTTAACTAG
- the LOC123040958 gene encoding patatin-like protein 2 isoform X2, translating to MASSSSAGEGARQNTAADKDKLVTVLSIDGGGVRGIIPATILAFLGEEFKKLDGPEARIADYFDVIAGTSTGGLLTVMLTAPDKDGRPLFDAKELAQFYIDESPKIFPQKNSFFGKIATALSMVRGPKYNGKYLHALLRRYLGETKLDGTLTNVVIPTFDIAYLQPTIFSSFQLKHSPAKNALLSDIAISTSAAPTFFPAHYFETKDDKGEPRAFNLVDGGLAANNPTLCAMSQVSQNIIEGDGEFIVENPVDYGKFMVVSIGCGLNPKESYSAKDAAKWGILNWIVKDGTAPIVDMFNAASADMVDIHLSVLFGALRSSHRYLRIQYDQLSGSAGSIDDCSKENMDRLVQIGHELLRKNVSRVDLETGRNVEMPGQGTNAEQLARFAKQLSDERRRRKKALQVN from the exons ATGGCTAGTAGTAGTTCTGCGGGAGAAGGTGCACGCCAGAACACTGCCGCCGACAAGGACAAGCTGGTCACCGTTCTGAGCATCGATGGCGGCGGCGTCAGGGGGATCATTCCGGCCACCATCCTCGCCTTCCTTGGAGAGGAGTTCAAG AAACTTGATGGGCCAGAAGCTAGGATCGCAGACTACTTTGACGTGATCGCCGGCACGAGCACCGGTGGCCTCTTGACGGTGATGCTAACGGCGCCGGACAAGGATGGCCGGCCGCTGTTCGACGCCAAGGAGTTGGCGCAGTTCTACATCGACGAGTCGCCCAAGATCTTCCCACAGAA GAACTCGTTCTTCGGCAAGATCGCCACAGCTCTGAGTATGGTGCGAGGGCCCAAGTACAACGGCAAGTACCTCCATGCACTGCTTCGTCGGTACCTCGGTGAGACCAAGTTGGACGGGACGCTGACTAATGTGGTCATCCCGACCTTCGATATTGCATACCTGCAACCCACGATTTTCTCGAGCTTTCAG TTGAAGCACTCGCCTGCGAAAAACGCACTCCTGTCGGACATCGCGATCAGCACCTCCGCCGCACCGACGTTCTTCCCGGCACACTACTTCGAGACCAAGGACGACAAAGGCGAGCCGAGGGCCTTCAACCTCGTCGACGGCGGCCTCGCCGCCAACAACCCC ACGCTATGCGCGATGAGCCAAGTGTCGCAGAACATCATCGAGGGGGACGGCGAGTTCATCGTGGAGAACCCGGTGGACTACGGCAAGTTCATGGTGGTCTCCATCGGCTGCGGGCTGAACCCGAAGGAGAGCTACAGCGCCAAGGACGCCGCCAAGTGGGGGATCCTGAACTGGATCGTCAAGGACGGCACCGCCCCCATCGTCGACATGTTCAACGCCGCCAGCGCCGACATGGTGGACATCCACCTCTCCGTCCTCTTCGGCGCCCTGCGCTCCTCCCACCGCTACCTGCGAATCCAGTACGATCAGCTGAGCGGGAGTGCGGGTTCCATTGACGACTGCTCGAAGGAGAACATGGACAGGCTGGTGCAGATCGGGCACGAGCTCCTCAGGAAGAACGTGTCCCGGGTGGACCTGGAGACCGGCCGGAACGTGGAGATGCCCGGCCAGGGCACCAACGCGGAGCAGCTCGCCAGGTTCGCAAAGCAGCTGTCCGACGAGCGGCGCCGCCGCAAAAAGGCGCTTCAGGTTAACTAG